A single genomic interval of Candidatus Nezhaarchaeota archaeon harbors:
- a CDS encoding HEPN domain-containing protein: MEVPAILDEGEYLRWITTAKRNVESSRRDAGGGDYNWSCFKAHQAGEMAVKALLHGLGLSAYGHSVSRLLTMLEGRVEVPRDVMSCAKSLDKLYVPTRYPNAWAEGLPHEYYIEEDAERAIACAERIVSWVEETWTSLRRGR, from the coding sequence ATGGAGGTGCCGGCCATTCTAGATGAGGGAGAGTACTTAAGGTGGATCACGACCGCTAAGAGGAACGTTGAGTCCTCTAGGAGAGATGCTGGAGGCGGAGACTATAATTGGTCCTGCTTTAAGGCACATCAAGCCGGGGAGATGGCTGTTAAGGCCCTCCTCCACGGACTGGGGCTAAGCGCCTACGGTCATAGTGTGTCGCGCTTGCTCACAATGCTTGAAGGAAGGGTCGAGGTACCTAGAGACGTGATGTCCTGCGCTAAGTCCTTGGACAAGCTCTATGTGCCTACGCGCTACCCAAATGCTTGGGCTGAGGGATTGCCCCATGAGTACTACATAGAGGAGGACGCTGAAAGAGCTATAGCTTGCGCTGAAAGAATTGTAAGCTGGGTTGAGGAGACGTGGACATCTTTAAGGAGAGGGAGGTAG
- the amrS gene encoding AmmeMemoRadiSam system radical SAM enzyme: MLYGELSDGRVQCHLCHRRCVIPKGSVGFCHVRRNVDGKLYSLVYAKAVAANIDPIEKKPLYHYRPGSAVMSIATVSCNFRCQFCDNWVLSQEKEVMGRTLPPESVVELSIKNGCDGVSYTYTEPTVFFEYAYDTAKLAKQKGLFNTFVTNGYMTPEAVEVIAPYLDAATVDFKGSGNPEFYRRLMSVPSPEPIFDTLRAMKQRGIFVEITDLIVTKYGDSLEDVYTLASRVKEVLGGETPFHVLRFHPDYELVDVPSTPIDTLEKAAEKAMEAGLKHVYVGNVPGHHLENTYCPSCNALIIERHGFYIISSNLKDTQCPSCGRSLNIVGPVSRKRRALWLSFM; encoded by the coding sequence ATGTTATACGGGGAGCTTAGTGACGGCCGAGTCCAGTGCCACCTATGTCATAGGCGCTGCGTAATTCCGAAGGGCTCCGTGGGCTTCTGCCACGTGAGGCGCAACGTAGACGGCAAGCTGTACAGCCTAGTCTACGCTAAGGCCGTGGCGGCCAACATAGACCCGATAGAGAAGAAACCTCTCTACCACTACCGCCCAGGCTCAGCGGTCATGTCGATAGCCACTGTGAGCTGCAACTTCCGCTGCCAGTTCTGCGATAACTGGGTATTGAGCCAGGAGAAGGAGGTGATGGGGAGGACCCTACCTCCAGAGAGCGTCGTGGAGCTCTCCATTAAGAACGGCTGTGACGGAGTTAGCTATACGTACACTGAGCCCACTGTCTTCTTCGAGTACGCCTACGACACGGCGAAGCTAGCGAAGCAGAAGGGGCTGTTTAACACCTTCGTGACCAACGGCTACATGACCCCGGAGGCAGTCGAGGTGATAGCCCCTTACCTAGACGCAGCCACCGTGGACTTCAAGGGCTCAGGAAACCCAGAGTTCTACCGTAGGCTTATGTCTGTGCCTAGCCCAGAGCCCATCTTCGACACCCTTCGCGCCATGAAGCAGAGGGGCATCTTCGTAGAGATCACCGACCTAATAGTCACTAAGTACGGCGACAGCCTAGAGGACGTCTATACGCTAGCCTCTAGGGTCAAGGAGGTGCTCGGGGGCGAAACCCCCTTCCACGTGCTGCGCTTCCACCCAGACTACGAGCTAGTCGACGTCCCCTCTACCCCCATCGACACGCTGGAGAAGGCGGCTGAGAAGGCCATGGAGGCAGGGCTGAAGCACGTGTACGTAGGCAACGTGCCCGGCCACCACCTCGAAAACACGTACTGTCCTAGCTGCAACGCCCTAATCATTGAGAGGCACGGCTTCTACATAATCAGCTCAAACCTCAAGGATACTCAGTGCCCTAGCTGTGGACGCTCGTTAAACATAGTGGGGCCTGTTAGCCGTAAGCGAAGAGCTCTATGGCTCTCGTTTATGTAG
- a CDS encoding autophagy-related protein 17: protein MWEYVLGGATVFGLIVGMFSVYNGRATRRMLIEEEERTRAVMARMDERMARMDERFTEVIKELREGFAKMDERFAKMDERFAKMDERFAKMDERFAKMDERFAKMDERLERLLKDLEVLIERSSKEHAAIIEAVRELRGG, encoded by the coding sequence ATGTGGGAGTACGTGCTTGGTGGAGCTACTGTCTTCGGCTTAATAGTGGGGATGTTCTCAGTGTACAATGGTAGAGCTACCAGGAGGATGTTGATTGAGGAGGAGGAGAGGACCCGCGCCGTGATGGCTAGGATGGATGAAAGGATGGCTAGGATGGATGAGCGGTTTACTGAGGTCATTAAGGAGCTGCGTGAAGGCTTCGCTAAGATGGACGAGAGGTTCGCTAAGATGGACGAGAGGTTCGCTAAGATGGATGAAAGGTTCGCTAAGATGGACGAGAGGTTCGCTAAGATGGACGAGAGGTTCGCTAAGATGGACGAGCGGCTCGAGAGACTGCTGAAGGACCTCGAAGTCTTAATCGAGAGGAGCTCTAAGGAGCACGCTGCGATTATTGAGGCAGTAAGGGAGCTTAGGGGTGGATGA
- a CDS encoding nucleotidyltransferase domain-containing protein — protein sequence MDIFKEREVARSKVLKEAGEWAQAFRAPCTVVLIGSYARGDFNKWSDVDVVLVSEFAERSPLKRLEGVDIPPGFEVIPLTLRELDRLLRKNDPIALEVKRGVVLRDDLGLSL from the coding sequence GTGGACATCTTTAAGGAGAGGGAGGTAGCGAGAAGCAAGGTGTTGAAGGAGGCTGGGGAGTGGGCTCAAGCCTTTCGAGCCCCATGTACTGTAGTGTTGATAGGGTCTTACGCAAGAGGCGACTTCAATAAGTGGAGCGATGTGGACGTGGTCTTAGTGTCAGAGTTTGCTGAAAGAAGCCCGTTGAAAAGGCTGGAGGGCGTAGACATACCGCCTGGCTTCGAGGTGATCCCGTTAACATTAAGAGAACTAGATAGGCTTCTACGTAAAAACGACCCAATAGCGTTAGAGGTTAAGAGAGGGGTTGTGCTTAGAGACGACCTAGGGCTGTCCCTCTAA